In Luteolibacter arcticus, the genomic stretch ATGGTTTGCTTCCCGCATGCCGAATGCCCTCGCGGACGAGACCTCGCCCTACCTGCTCCAGCACGCGCACAATCCCGTGAACTGGCTGCCGTGGAGCGAGTCGGCATTCACGCGGGCGAAAGCGGAGGACAAGCTGGTCTTCCTCTCGATCGGCTACTCGACCTGCCACTGGTGCCACGTGATGGAGCGGGAGAGCTTCGAGAACGAGGCGATCGCCGGGGTGATGAACGCTAATTTCATCTGCGTGAAGGTGGATCGCGAGGAGAGGCCGGACATCGACGCGACCTACATGGCCTTCGTCCAGGCGACCACCGGTCAGGGCGGCTGGCCGATGAGCGTGTGGCTTACGCCGGAGGGCAAGCCGGTGGTCGGCGGGACTTACTTCCCGCCCGAGGACCGCTACGGGCGTGCCGGGTTTCCGCGGCTCTGTGCCGAGATCGGCCGGCTGTGGCAGGACGATCGCGCCCGCATGGAAGACAGCGCGACGAAGGTGATGGCTCATCTTCGCGAGGAGTCGGCCGCCGAGTCCGTGCTTCAGGGGCTGCCGCCGGCGAAAGTCTTCGGCGACTTCATTGACCGCTGTGAGTCGATGTTCGATCCGGCGCTGGGTGGCTGGGGGAACGCGCCGAAGTTCCCGCGGCCGGTGGTGCCGCGGTTGTTGCTCCAGCTTGCCGATCGTTTTGACGGTGATGAAAGGGAGGCGGCGCTGCAGATGACCAGCCGCACGCTGCGTGCAATGGCGGCGGGAGGTATGCACGATCAACTGGCCGGCGGCTTCCACCGCTACTCGGTGGATCGCTACTGGCACGTGCCGCACTACGAAAAGATGCTCTACGATCAGGCGCAGCTCGCCTTGCTCTATCTGGAGTCCTGGCAGGCTGCTGGCGATGATCGCGACCGTGAGGTGGCGGAGGACATCTTCCGCTATGTGCTCACCGAGCTTCTTGACCCGAGCGGTGCCTTCCATGCGGCCGAGGATGCCGACAGCCTCATCTCAGCGAGTGACTCGGAGAAGAAGGAAGGTGCCTATTGGACTTGGGAAGCCGCGGAGATCTATCGGCTGCTGGATACGCGAAGTGCGGCAATCTTTTGTGCGGCGTATGGGGTCGAGGAGAGCGGTAATTCCCGGCCGGAGAGCGATCCGCATGGCGAGCTCGAAGGCCGCAATACGCTCTTCCGGGCGGTGAGTATGAGTGGGCTGGCTGAGCAATTCGACCTGTCTGAAGCCGAGATTCGTGCGATGCTCGATCAAGCTTCCAAGGTGCTGTTAGAGGCTCGTGGGAAGCGCCCGCTTCCGCATCGC encodes the following:
- a CDS encoding thioredoxin domain-containing protein, which codes for MPNALADETSPYLLQHAHNPVNWLPWSESAFTRAKAEDKLVFLSIGYSTCHWCHVMERESFENEAIAGVMNANFICVKVDREERPDIDATYMAFVQATTGQGGWPMSVWLTPEGKPVVGGTYFPPEDRYGRAGFPRLCAEIGRLWQDDRARMEDSATKVMAHLREESAAESVLQGLPPAKVFGDFIDRCESMFDPALGGWGNAPKFPRPVVPRLLLQLADRFDGDEREAALQMTSRTLRAMAAGGMHDQLAGGFHRYSVDRYWHVPHYEKMLYDQAQLALLYLESWQAAGDDRDREVAEDIFRYVLTELLDPSGAFHAAEDADSLISASDSEKKEGAYWTWEAAEIYRLLDTRSAAIFCAAYGVEESGNSRPESDPHGELEGRNTLFRAVSMSGLAEQFDLSEAEIRAMLDQASKVLLEARGKRPLPHRDDKLITAWNGLMVGALARGGRVLGRADLIDAAKGALEFIRKELWDGEKLWRSYRGKRGDAPGFAADYSFLISGLIEMHGADGDPAWLDWASELQSALDRDHWEEDQAGYVIRTDLNGEPLLVIREDYDGAEPAPNHVAAENLLKLAVLLDEPAYATRAEAIIRAGSRTAQVQPFAVPVLLGALDLLQRGVTKIEVRGTPEPAFAEAMRRSWLPRAVWTRSPGDGDVIVCTDQVCLPPIDSTAGWIAEFSPWKME